The genomic window TTGTAAGAGGTTGATTGGTAGTAAAATCAAATCTCAAATAATCAAGATCCACTAGAGATCATGCTTGTTTTGTTCAGGGTATGATTTTTTCAAGCTGGGCATGAAGTAGATGAGTTGCTGTGTGAGCTCTTTGTTTTCAAATTCTTTGTGTTTTTTCAACTTTTGCTTTCATTTTTGGATTTATTATTTAAATCATCAATTATTTTTTAATGTTTTTGAGAAAAAAATCAAATATAAAATTTGTGTTGAATTTCATTTATAAATAATTATAAGTATTGTTGATTTACATACTAATTTTTTTTGATGTTAAAATTTTTCTATGATAGTTTGGAAACTCTTAAGCAAGTAAAAAAACCTACAAAAAATGAGGTTATAAATCTTGCTATAGCTGTATTTATAATAGTGATTATAGCAGCAGGGTATTTTGCAGCAGTAGATTGAGTTTTTATAAACCTTTATCAAACTTTTTATCAGATAATGAGCTAGTATATGAATAACACAACAGAAATCAAAAAACAAATACATGACGACAACCTTAGATGGTATGTGATAAGTGTTGTTTCTTCTCAAGAACATATGGTGATAGAAAATCTTACTGAAAGAGTGAAAAGACAGTGACTTGAAGATGATATAGTTGATTTTATGGTTCCAATGGTTCCAGAAGTTAGTTATAAAAAATCATCTTGAAAAAAGAAAATTACTCACAAGAAACTATATCCAGGTTATGTTTTTGTGAAATCAAAAATGGATGATAAAATCTGGTATATAATAAGAAATACTCCAGGAGTTAGACTTATAGTTTGAGCAGAGACTCGTCCAGTTCCTTTGACAGACAAAGAATATGAAGATATGATGCATTATATACAAGAAAAGACTGAAAGAGCAGAACACACATCACCTTTTAAGCAGTGAGATATTGTTGAATTAAAAGATTGAGAATTTTCTTGAACTCAATGAGTAATTACTGAAATAGATAATCAAAAATGAGTTGTGTATGTAAGTGTAGAAATATTATGAAGAACAACTCCAATGATGGTTCCTTTTGAAAAAATAGATAAGATTGATTAATTAATTAAAATAAATTTTCATGAAAGAAAATAAGATTGTGTCTATGTCAGTATTGTTTGTGATTGTTTCATTTCTTATTGTATATTTTTTTTATTTTTCATTTGCTTCAAAAGAAGAGATTGATGAATGAGATTGAGTACAGGAAGATTATATAGAAGAAGAAAACGAAGATGATCAGTTGGGTGAATCTGATTTTAGTTTTTTGGAAGAAGAATGACAAGAGTCAAACAATGAAAATGATGAAGATGATTATGAGAATGATTATGATGATTACGAAGATAAGGACGAAAGTTTGGATGATTCTTATGATTCTACTGAAGAAAGTCCAGCTGATTTTGAAGAAAGATATTTCTTATGAACTTGAATTCAAAGACAACAACTTTCATATATAGCTACAAAATATTATGAACAAGAGCTTTGAAAAGGTGATGTTGCTTTTGATGATTGTGATTTTGAGGATGAGGATCAAATAAGTGAAGATTTTTTGGATGAAGTGATAAAATGATGTGAATATTGATTGCTGAGGTGAGCTTGATGAAACTTTTATCCTCATGGTGTTGTGTGAGAAGACGAGTTGCTAACTGTTTTGATAAGAATGATAGACGATTCTAAAAAAAATGAATCTATAGATATTGTTTACTTTGGAGAAAAATATATTGAAATTGATGAAAAAAACATTATAAACAAGGATACACCTTTTGGTTTTCAGTTGGTGGAAATGCCAAATTATCAAGGGAACAGCAGTCTAGCTGTTTTTCAGTTTGTTGACCATCAGCTTGAAGCTTATATGGTAGTGTATAATTAATATTTATATCTTAAATTAATTATTATGGCCGCAAAAGTGCAAAGTCAATTTCAGCTGCACATGCCAGCCTGAAAAGCTACACCAGCTCCGCCTATTTGACCAATTTTGTGACAGCATGGTGTGAATATTGGTCAGTTTGTAAAGGAGTTTAACGATAAAACTGGTGATATGATTCAACAATATTGATGATTTGAAATTAAAGTACCAGTTAATGTAAAGATATTTGTTGATAGAAGTTACGAGATGGAAGTTCTGCCACCTCTTACATCAAATTTAATTATGTGGAAAACATGATTGAAAAAATGAAGTGGTGAGCCAAATAAGAAAAAATCTGGTAAACTTACAAGACAAGATTTGGAAGAAATAGCAGAAATTAAAAAACCTGTTATGAATACAAGAAATATTGATAGCATTGTTAAAACAATTGCAGGTACAGCAAGAAATATGTGAGTAGATACTGAGTTATAAAACTCAAGAATCGGGAGGGGTGACCCGTTTGTACCGCTTTTATATTATTATACAAATTAATATGCCAAAAAAACATTGAAAAAAATATCAAGATATATTGAAGGAATTTGATAAAAAAGCTCTTTATGAGAAAGAAGAAGCATGTGATTTAGTTAAGAAATATTCTTATTCAAGTTTTCCATGAACAGTAGAGGTTCATATAAAAACTTGAGCAAATCCAAAGTATAATGATCAAATGATTAGATCTACAGTTGTGCTTCCTCATTGAACTTGAAAAACTAAAAAGGTAGCTGTATTTACTACAGAAGACAACTTTGATCTTGCTAAAGATGCATGAGCAGATGTTGTTTGATATAAAGACCTTTTAGAAAAAATAGAAAAATGAGAATTGGATTTTGATGTTTTGATAACAACACAGGATATGATGAAAGATTTGGCGAAAGTGGCTAAAATCCTTTGACCAAGAGGTGTGATGCCTTCTCCTAAAGCATGAACAGTTACAAATAATATTAAAGAAACTGTAAATGAAGTGAAAAAATGAAGAGTAGAATTCAAGCTTGATAAAACATGATCAATACATGTGGCTATCTGAAAAACTAATTTTGAAACTAATAAGTTGAAAGA from Candidatus Absconditicoccus praedator includes these protein-coding regions:
- the secE gene encoding preprotein translocase subunit SecE — translated: MLKFFYDSLETLKQVKKPTKNEVINLAIAVFIIVIIAAGYFAAVDGVFINLYQTFYQIMS
- the nusG gene encoding transcription termination/antitermination protein NusG; this encodes MNNTTEIKKQIHDDNLRWYVISVVSSQEHMVIENLTERVKRQGLEDDIVDFMVPMVPEVSYKKSSGKKKITHKKLYPGYVFVKSKMDDKIWYIIRNTPGVRLIVGAETRPVPLTDKEYEDMMHYIQEKTERAEHTSPFKQGDIVELKDGEFSGTQGVITEIDNQKGVVYVSVEILGRTTPMMVPFEKIDKID
- the rplA gene encoding 50S ribosomal protein L1; this encodes MPKKHGKKYQDILKEFDKKALYEKEEACDLVKKYSYSSFPGTVEVHIKTGANPKYNDQMIRSTVVLPHGTGKTKKVAVFTTEDNFDLAKDAGADVVGYKDLLEKIEKGELDFDVLITTQDMMKDLAKVAKILGPRGVMPSPKAGTVTNNIKETVNEVKKGRVEFKLDKTGSIHVAIGKTNFETNKLKENLEALLNAIEEVRPSGVKGKLLQKITLSPTMGPGVQVKY
- a CDS encoding uL11 family ribosomal protein; protein product: MAAKVQSQFQLHMPAGKATPAPPIGPILGQHGVNIGQFVKEFNDKTGDMIQQYGGFEIKVPVNVKIFVDRSYEMEVLPPLTSNLIMWKTGLKKGSGEPNKKKSGKLTRQDLEEIAEIKKPVMNTRNIDSIVKTIAGTARNMGVDTEL